From Nitratidesulfovibrio vulgaris str. Hildenborough, a single genomic window includes:
- the murI gene encoding glutamate racemase, translated as MTVEQARLPIGLFDSGVGGLTVLKALRQRMPCEDMLYLGDTARLPYGTKSSETIARYALQATSKLVERRIKLLVVACNTATSVALDTLREAYPGIPVIGVVEPGAQASCRASLQGRIAVIATESTIRGRAYHKAIHRLRPQAHIVGQACPLFVPLAEEGWVDGPIAESIAARYLDPIFKPASGSDRVETPDCLVLGCTHFPLLARAIRNVIGPDVVIVDSAATTAFAVHQELDARGLIHPQHGDDCGTTRFLTTDDVPRFARTGGLFLGTPIAPDEVELVDL; from the coding sequence ATGACCGTCGAACAAGCCCGCCTGCCCATCGGCCTCTTCGACTCCGGCGTGGGGGGGCTTACCGTGCTGAAGGCCCTGCGCCAGCGTATGCCCTGCGAGGACATGCTCTACCTTGGCGACACCGCCCGGCTGCCCTACGGTACAAAGAGCTCCGAGACCATCGCCCGCTATGCGCTTCAGGCCACATCCAAGCTTGTGGAACGACGCATCAAGCTGCTGGTGGTCGCCTGCAACACAGCCACCTCGGTGGCGCTGGACACCCTGCGTGAGGCCTACCCCGGCATTCCCGTCATCGGCGTCGTGGAACCGGGGGCACAGGCAAGCTGTCGCGCATCGCTACAAGGCAGGATCGCTGTCATCGCCACCGAGTCCACCATCCGTGGGCGCGCCTACCACAAGGCCATCCATCGCCTGCGCCCGCAGGCGCACATCGTGGGGCAGGCCTGCCCCCTGTTCGTTCCCCTCGCCGAAGAAGGCTGGGTGGACGGCCCCATAGCCGAGAGCATCGCCGCCCGCTACCTCGACCCCATCTTCAAGCCTGCCTCTGGCAGCGACCGTGTCGAGACTCCCGACTGTCTCGTGCTTGGCTGTACGCACTTCCCCCTGCTGGCGCGCGCCATCCGCAACGTGATAGGGCCTGACGTGGTCATCGTCGACTCGGCGGCGACCACCGCCTTCGCCGTGCATCAGGAACTCGATGCGCGCGGCCTCATCCACCCGCAGCATGGTGACGACTGCGGAACGACGCGTTTTCTCACCACCGATGACGTGCCACGCTTCGCCCGCACGGGCGGGCTGTTCCTCGGAACGCCCATCGCCCCGGATGAAGTGGAACTTGTCGACCTGTAG
- a CDS encoding pyridoxamine kinase: MRSPVPRVAAIHDLSGFGRTSLTVAIPVLSAMGIQVCPMPTAMLSTHTSGFKGFSFIDLTAEMRRFFDHWKSLNIRFDAIYSGFLGSPDQVAIVAQCIDMFRTPDGFAVVDPVLGDNGELEPTMDMEMVHRMRWLVSKADIITPNFTEAALLLDEPYREHIDQPTLKDWLRRLTAMGPHVAVVTSVPVEGSRTTTSVVAYNRPHDRFWKVDCQYIPAHYPGTGDTFASVLTGSILQGDSLPIAIERAVQFVTMGIRATFGHNSPSREGILLERVLDTLRAPVTMSSYELLEE, translated from the coding sequence GTGCGCAGCCCCGTACCCCGCGTTGCGGCCATCCACGACCTTTCAGGCTTCGGCCGCACCTCGCTCACGGTCGCCATTCCCGTGCTCTCTGCCATGGGCATACAGGTCTGCCCCATGCCCACGGCCATGCTCTCGACCCATACATCCGGGTTCAAAGGGTTCAGCTTCATCGACCTCACCGCCGAGATGCGCCGCTTCTTCGACCACTGGAAGTCCCTGAACATACGCTTCGACGCCATCTATTCGGGCTTTCTCGGTTCTCCCGACCAGGTCGCCATCGTGGCCCAGTGCATCGACATGTTCCGCACTCCTGACGGCTTCGCCGTGGTCGACCCCGTACTCGGCGACAACGGCGAACTCGAACCCACCATGGACATGGAGATGGTGCATCGCATGCGCTGGCTGGTGAGCAAGGCGGACATCATCACGCCCAACTTCACCGAAGCCGCCCTGCTGCTGGATGAACCCTACCGTGAGCACATCGACCAGCCGACCCTCAAGGACTGGCTGCGCCGCCTCACCGCCATGGGGCCCCATGTGGCCGTGGTGACCAGCGTTCCGGTGGAGGGCAGCCGAACGACAACATCGGTGGTCGCCTACAACCGTCCGCACGACCGCTTCTGGAAAGTGGACTGCCAGTACATTCCCGCCCACTACCCCGGCACCGGCGACACGTTCGCCAGCGTGCTGACGGGCAGCATCCTGCAGGGCGACAGTCTGCCCATCGCCATCGAACGCGCCGTGCAGTTCGTCACCATGGGCATCCGCGCCACTTTCGGCCACAACTCGCCAAGCCGTGAAGGCATTCTGCTCGAACGGGTGCTCGATACGCTTCGCGCCCCTGTCACCATGAGCAGCTACGAACTTCTGGAGGAATAG
- a CDS encoding sulfite exporter TauE/SafE family protein translates to MYFPTAGIEANPLLPVCVAFVVSFFASMGGISGAFLLLPFQMSVLGYTAPSVSATNQFYNIVAIPSGVARYIREGRMVWPLVWVVVAGTLPGVLVGAFLRVRWLPDARDFKLFVGLVLLYIGFRMVRDLLRPARNGKARADERFAELAARHRAQAEALGVAPESLPTTRVVRRTWRTVEYEFYGEPHTFPVQGTFILSLVVGMIGGTYGIGGGAIIAPFLISVFGLPVHTVAGAALMGTFVTSIAGVLFYMGIAPFYPALSVSPDWMLGLMLGLGGMCGMYLGARCQKHVPARLIKWMLAVVLATTATRYVAGYFF, encoded by the coding sequence ATGTACTTTCCCACCGCCGGCATCGAAGCCAATCCCCTGCTTCCCGTCTGTGTCGCCTTCGTCGTATCGTTCTTCGCCTCCATGGGAGGCATCTCCGGAGCGTTTCTGCTCCTGCCCTTCCAGATGTCCGTGCTTGGCTACACCGCCCCCTCGGTGAGCGCCACGAACCAGTTCTACAATATCGTCGCCATCCCTAGCGGTGTCGCCCGCTACATCCGCGAAGGACGCATGGTCTGGCCTCTCGTATGGGTGGTCGTCGCGGGCACACTGCCCGGTGTACTCGTGGGCGCCTTCCTCCGGGTGAGGTGGCTTCCCGATGCCCGCGACTTCAAGCTCTTCGTGGGGCTGGTACTGCTGTACATCGGTTTCCGCATGGTACGCGACCTGCTGCGCCCCGCACGCAATGGCAAGGCACGTGCTGACGAACGATTCGCCGAACTTGCCGCCCGCCACCGCGCCCAGGCCGAGGCGCTGGGCGTCGCCCCCGAAAGCCTGCCCACGACCCGTGTCGTCCGTCGCACATGGCGCACCGTCGAATACGAATTCTATGGTGAACCCCATACCTTCCCGGTGCAGGGCACGTTCATCCTCAGCCTCGTGGTGGGCATGATAGGCGGCACGTACGGGATTGGCGGCGGCGCCATCATCGCCCCGTTCCTCATCTCCGTCTTCGGGCTTCCGGTGCATACCGTAGCCGGGGCGGCACTCATGGGCACCTTCGTCACATCCATCGCAGGCGTCCTGTTCTACATGGGCATCGCCCCGTTCTATCCGGCCCTCTCTGTATCCCCCGACTGGATGCTCGGCCTCATGCTCGGCCTCGGGGGGATGTGCGGCATGTATCTTGGCGCACGGTGCCAGAAGCATGTGCCTGCGCGCCTCATCAAGTGGATGCTCGCTGTCGTGCTCGCCACCACGGCGACACGCTACGTCGCCGGCTATTTCTTCTGA
- a CDS encoding TOBE domain-containing protein — protein sequence MEGSLETLFAGVASRANPAGMLTIPDEVRCLDTNDLEKLESAFRAWVAKGRGAGVTLARRRILALFLLLRHTGARLGEASGLEGRSLVLEKGLVRLGTPPRDVLVAETVLAEIVGLVTTGGGRESPVLPEYPFAVDPGHVRRKFYACAEAAGLGREMGSPSVLRRSRAVELLRGGVPLPAVQRLLGHGNAELTAAYVAVPDDAMRRMVGDALDREQRRSSARNAFFGRVEDVRIGDVQASVRLQTPTGLEVLAIITNDSLEALGLARGAYALAEVKAPWVVLQRGEHPRSSAGNVYPGEVVRVRKGAVSAEVIVRLDAGTEVCAVLAADTLATLELCDGAHVWVVINALSVILNAV from the coding sequence ATGGAAGGTTCCCTCGAAACGCTTTTTGCCGGCGTCGCCTCAAGAGCCAATCCGGCAGGCATGCTCACCATTCCGGACGAGGTGCGTTGCCTCGATACCAACGACCTCGAAAAGCTCGAGTCCGCGTTCAGGGCATGGGTCGCCAAGGGACGAGGCGCAGGAGTCACGTTGGCACGCAGGCGTATTCTCGCTCTTTTCCTTCTCCTGCGGCATACGGGGGCACGTCTGGGAGAAGCCTCGGGTCTGGAGGGGCGGTCGCTTGTGCTTGAGAAGGGGCTGGTGAGGCTCGGCACGCCACCTCGCGATGTGCTCGTGGCGGAGACTGTGCTGGCAGAGATAGTGGGACTGGTCACCACGGGCGGAGGGCGTGAGTCGCCCGTGCTCCCGGAGTATCCCTTCGCGGTCGACCCGGGGCATGTGCGTCGCAAGTTCTACGCGTGCGCAGAGGCTGCGGGACTCGGGCGTGAGATGGGGTCACCATCGGTCTTGCGGCGTTCGCGGGCTGTGGAGTTGCTGCGGGGGGGGGTGCCTCTCCCCGCCGTCCAGCGGCTTCTGGGGCATGGCAATGCGGAACTCACCGCCGCCTATGTCGCCGTGCCGGATGACGCCATGCGTCGTATGGTGGGGGATGCCCTCGACAGGGAGCAGCGCAGAAGCAGTGCCCGCAACGCCTTCTTCGGCAGGGTAGAGGACGTCCGTATCGGGGATGTGCAGGCTTCAGTGCGTCTGCAGACACCGACCGGGCTCGAAGTGCTCGCCATCATCACCAATGACAGTCTCGAGGCCCTCGGTCTCGCACGGGGTGCCTATGCCCTCGCCGAGGTGAAGGCACCGTGGGTCGTACTGCAACGCGGTGAACACCCGCGCTCCAGTGCGGGCAACGTCTATCCGGGAGAGGTCGTCCGTGTCCGCAAGGGGGCTGTCTCGGCTGAGGTCATCGTGAGGCTCGATGCTGGAACGGAGGTCTGTGCCGTCCTCGCCGCTGACACTCTGGCGACGCTTGAACTGTGCGACGGGGCTCATGTCTGGGTCGTGATCAATGCCCTCTCTGTCATCCTCAATGCCGTATAG
- a CDS encoding DVU0772 family protein, translating into MNDLKAFSGHHIDWNLSPEHAVTMYLEWGNNDWHAEYPPVRSKDDVSTYFVVDTWAGWPVVRLVRRNSEHAEELATVALPEQLANSFLNEYGDLKGIFEPTPEIKAWLRKELGHE; encoded by the coding sequence ATGAACGACCTCAAGGCATTCAGCGGACACCATATAGACTGGAACCTTTCCCCTGAACATGCGGTTACCATGTATCTGGAATGGGGCAACAACGACTGGCATGCGGAGTATCCGCCTGTGCGCTCGAAGGATGACGTATCCACCTACTTCGTGGTCGATACATGGGCAGGCTGGCCCGTAGTACGCCTTGTGAGGCGCAACTCGGAACATGCCGAGGAACTTGCAACGGTGGCCCTTCCCGAGCAACTCGCGAACAGCTTCCTCAACGAATACGGTGACCTGAAGGGAATTTTCGAACCGACGCCCGAGATCAAGGCCTGGCTGCGCAAGGAACTCGGACACGAATGA
- a CDS encoding F0F1 ATP synthase subunit epsilon — translation MEKSLHLEIVTPDKLVLSEQVDYVGAPGFEGEFGVLPSHIPFLSALAIGSLYYKANGKTHHVFVSGGFAEVSDNKVTVLAESAERAEDIDIDRARKAKDRAEQRLAQIKEKVDHARAQAALQRALARMRVRGNA, via the coding sequence ATGGAAAAGTCGCTCCACCTCGAAATCGTGACGCCTGACAAGCTGGTTCTCAGCGAGCAGGTTGATTACGTGGGTGCCCCGGGCTTCGAAGGCGAGTTCGGCGTATTGCCGAGCCACATCCCCTTCCTGTCCGCTCTGGCGATTGGTAGCCTCTACTACAAGGCCAATGGCAAGACGCACCATGTCTTCGTCTCCGGCGGCTTTGCAGAGGTCTCGGACAACAAGGTGACCGTGCTTGCGGAATCCGCCGAACGTGCCGAGGACATCGACATCGACAGAGCCCGGAAAGCCAAGGACCGCGCCGAGCAACGCCTTGCCCAGATCAAGGAAAAGGTCGACCACGCTCGGGCGCAAGCTGCCCTGCAGCGCGCACTTGCACGCATGCGTGTACGCGGCAACGCCTAA
- the atpD gene encoding F0F1 ATP synthase subunit beta, translated as MSANIGKIVQVIGAVVDVEFPSGQLPNILNALDIKNPNNTDAPDLVCEVAQHLGDNIVRTIAMDATEGLVRGMEASDTGKPIMVPVGKASLGRIMNVVGRPVDELGPINADKSLPIHRAAPEFTEQNTKVELLETGIKVVDLLIPFPKGGKMGLFGGAGVGKTVILMEMINNIAKQHGGISVFAGVGERTREGNDLYHEMKDAGVLEKAALIYGQMNEPPGARARVALTALACAEYFRDVENQDVLLFVDNIFRFTQAGSEVSALLGRMPSAVGYQPTLGTDLGALQERITSTTKGSITSVQAVYVPADDLTDPAPATTFSHLDGTLVLSRQIAELGIYPAVDPLDSTSRILDPNVVGVEHYGVARQVQQVLQKYKDLQDIIAILGMDELSDEDKLTVARARRIQRFLSQPFHVAETFTGTPGVYVKLEDTIKGFMGILNGDYDHLAEGDFYMVGGIEMALEKYKKRQEQ; from the coding sequence ATGAGTGCTAACATTGGCAAGATCGTTCAGGTTATCGGCGCCGTCGTCGACGTCGAGTTTCCGAGCGGCCAGCTGCCGAACATTCTGAACGCGCTGGATATCAAGAACCCCAACAACACGGACGCGCCCGACCTCGTCTGCGAAGTTGCCCAGCACCTTGGCGACAACATCGTGCGCACCATCGCCATGGACGCGACCGAAGGTCTCGTGCGCGGCATGGAAGCCTCCGACACCGGCAAGCCCATCATGGTGCCCGTCGGCAAGGCCTCCCTTGGCCGTATCATGAACGTCGTGGGTCGCCCCGTGGACGAACTCGGCCCCATCAACGCGGACAAGTCGCTTCCGATTCACCGCGCTGCTCCCGAGTTCACCGAACAGAACACCAAGGTTGAACTGCTCGAAACCGGCATCAAGGTCGTCGACCTGCTCATCCCGTTCCCCAAGGGCGGCAAGATGGGCCTCTTCGGCGGCGCAGGCGTCGGCAAGACGGTTATCCTCATGGAAATGATCAACAACATCGCGAAGCAGCACGGCGGTATCTCCGTGTTCGCCGGTGTTGGTGAGCGTACCCGTGAAGGGAACGACCTTTACCACGAAATGAAGGACGCTGGCGTTCTGGAGAAGGCCGCACTCATCTACGGCCAGATGAACGAACCGCCAGGAGCCCGTGCCCGCGTCGCCCTGACCGCCCTCGCCTGCGCGGAGTACTTCCGTGACGTCGAGAACCAGGACGTGCTGCTGTTCGTCGACAACATCTTCCGTTTCACCCAGGCGGGTTCGGAAGTGTCGGCACTGCTCGGCCGCATGCCTTCGGCGGTTGGTTACCAGCCCACCCTCGGTACCGACCTCGGTGCCCTGCAGGAACGCATCACCTCCACCACCAAGGGTTCGATCACCTCGGTTCAGGCCGTCTACGTCCCCGCGGACGACCTTACCGACCCCGCGCCCGCAACCACGTTCTCGCACCTTGACGGTACGCTCGTTCTGTCCCGTCAGATTGCAGAACTCGGCATCTACCCCGCGGTTGACCCGCTCGACTCCACGTCGCGCATCCTCGACCCCAACGTGGTGGGTGTTGAACACTACGGCGTTGCCCGTCAGGTTCAGCAGGTACTCCAGAAGTACAAGGACCTTCAGGACATCATCGCCATTCTCGGCATGGACGAACTGTCCGACGAGGACAAGCTGACCGTCGCCCGCGCGCGCCGCATCCAGCGCTTCCTCTCGCAGCCGTTCCACGTCGCAGAAACCTTCACCGGCACGCCCGGCGTGTACGTGAAGCTTGAAGACACCATCAAGGGCTTCATGGGCATCCTGAACGGTGACTACGACCACCTCGCAGAAGGCGACTTCTACATGGTGGGCGGCATCGAAATGGCTCTGGAGAAGTACAAGAAACGCCAGGAGCAGTAA
- a CDS encoding F0F1 ATP synthase subunit gamma, which translates to MPSLKDVKVKIAGVKKTKQITKAMNMVASAKLRGAQQRIERFRPYAEKFYGMLGDLASKADGSAHPLLEVRDEIKTCGIVLATSDRGLCGSFNANLISTALKLAKQKAAEGKTVKFYCVGKKGRDTIRKADFEVVTAIADQMGSFDFQLANKLGLEVINHYLTGELDEVVLVYGEFVSTAKQLPITLPILPIASEKKDEAEAAPSKEYIYEPAVEGLLAELLPRFIKVQIYRGLLDTSASEHAARMAAMDNATRSCDDMIGALTLLFNKTRQASITRDLMDIVGGAEALKG; encoded by the coding sequence ATGCCTTCGTTGAAAGACGTCAAAGTCAAGATTGCTGGCGTAAAAAAGACCAAGCAGATCACCAAGGCCATGAACATGGTGGCCTCGGCGAAACTGCGCGGTGCCCAGCAGCGCATAGAACGGTTCCGGCCCTATGCCGAGAAGTTCTATGGCATGCTCGGCGACCTCGCCAGCAAGGCGGACGGCTCCGCGCATCCGCTGCTCGAGGTACGTGACGAGATCAAGACCTGTGGTATCGTTCTCGCCACCTCCGACCGCGGGCTGTGCGGCAGCTTCAATGCGAACCTTATCAGTACCGCGCTGAAGCTGGCCAAGCAGAAGGCCGCCGAAGGCAAGACCGTCAAGTTCTATTGTGTGGGCAAGAAAGGTCGTGACACCATCCGCAAGGCGGACTTCGAAGTTGTCACCGCCATCGCCGACCAGATGGGTTCGTTCGACTTCCAACTGGCCAACAAGCTGGGTCTGGAAGTCATCAACCACTACCTGACCGGCGAACTTGACGAGGTTGTACTGGTGTACGGCGAGTTCGTGAGCACGGCGAAGCAGCTGCCCATCACGCTGCCCATCCTGCCCATTGCCTCCGAGAAGAAGGATGAGGCGGAAGCCGCACCTTCCAAGGAGTACATCTACGAACCCGCTGTCGAGGGCCTGCTGGCTGAGTTGCTGCCCAGGTTCATCAAGGTGCAGATCTACCGTGGTCTGCTCGACACCTCCGCTAGCGAACATGCTGCCCGTATGGCGGCCATGGACAACGCGACCCGGAGCTGTGACGACATGATTGGCGCACTGACGCTGCTCTTCAACAAGACACGCCAGGCTTCGATCACGCGCGACCTGATGGACATCGTCGGCGGCGCTGAAGCGCTGAAAGGTTAA
- the atpA gene encoding F0F1 ATP synthase subunit alpha encodes MQIKAEEISKIIEEQIQSYEQRVEMSETGTVLYVGDGIARVHGVQNAMAMELLEFPGGLMGMVLNLEEDNVGVALLGDDTQIKEGDPVKRTGKIFSVPVGDAVMGRVLNPLGQPIDGLGPLDAKEFRPVELKAPGIIARKSVHEPMPTGIKAIDAMTPIGRGQRELVIGDRQTGKTAVCIDAILAQKNTDIHCFYVAIGQKKATVALVADTLRKYGAMEYTTIISATASEPAPLQFISAYSGCTMAEFYRNNGKHALIIYDDLSKQAVAYRQMSLLLRRPPGREAYPGDVFYLHSRLLERAAKVNDSLGAGSLTALPIIETQAGDVSAYIPTNVISITDGQVYLEPNLFNAGIRPAINVGLSVSRVGGAAQIKAMKQVAGTMRLDLAQYRELAAFAQFGSDLDKATKAKLDRGARLVELLKQPQYEPMPTEEQVASMYAATRGLMDDVAVADIRKFETAMLDYLRSGKADILNDIKTKKALDQDIENRLKAAIAEFKKGYQA; translated from the coding sequence ATGCAGATCAAAGCCGAAGAAATCAGCAAGATCATTGAAGAGCAAATCCAGAGCTACGAGCAGCGCGTGGAGATGAGCGAAACCGGCACCGTACTGTACGTCGGTGACGGTATCGCCCGCGTCCATGGTGTCCAGAACGCCATGGCCATGGAACTGCTTGAGTTCCCGGGCGGGCTCATGGGCATGGTGCTGAACCTTGAAGAAGACAACGTCGGTGTTGCTCTTCTCGGTGACGACACCCAGATCAAGGAAGGCGACCCGGTCAAGCGTACCGGCAAGATCTTCTCTGTGCCCGTGGGTGATGCGGTCATGGGCCGCGTGCTCAACCCCCTTGGTCAGCCCATCGACGGCCTCGGCCCGTTGGACGCCAAGGAATTCCGTCCCGTTGAACTCAAGGCTCCCGGCATCATCGCCCGTAAGTCGGTGCATGAACCCATGCCCACCGGCATCAAGGCAATCGACGCCATGACGCCCATTGGCCGCGGCCAGCGCGAACTGGTCATCGGCGACCGTCAGACCGGCAAGACCGCCGTCTGCATCGACGCCATCCTGGCCCAGAAGAACACGGACATCCACTGCTTCTACGTGGCCATCGGCCAGAAGAAGGCCACGGTTGCCCTTGTTGCGGACACCCTGCGCAAGTACGGTGCGATGGAATACACCACCATCATCTCCGCCACCGCTTCCGAGCCTGCTCCGCTCCAGTTCATCTCCGCATACTCCGGCTGCACCATGGCCGAGTTCTACCGTAACAACGGCAAGCATGCGCTCATCATCTACGACGACCTGTCCAAGCAGGCCGTGGCCTACCGCCAGATGTCGCTGCTCCTCCGCCGCCCGCCCGGACGTGAAGCCTACCCCGGTGACGTTTTCTACCTCCACTCGCGCCTTCTCGAGCGCGCGGCGAAGGTGAACGACTCGCTCGGCGCCGGCTCGCTTACCGCCCTGCCCATCATCGAAACGCAGGCTGGTGACGTTTCCGCGTACATCCCGACCAACGTTATCTCCATCACCGACGGTCAGGTGTACCTTGAGCCCAACCTGTTCAACGCAGGTATCCGCCCCGCCATCAACGTCGGTCTGTCGGTCTCCCGAGTGGGTGGCGCCGCGCAGATCAAGGCGATGAAGCAGGTTGCCGGTACCATGCGTCTCGACCTTGCACAGTACCGCGAACTGGCCGCCTTCGCCCAGTTCGGCTCCGACCTCGACAAGGCAACCAAGGCGAAGCTCGACCGTGGTGCCCGTCTCGTGGAACTGCTCAAGCAGCCCCAGTACGAGCCGATGCCGACCGAAGAGCAGGTTGCCTCCATGTACGCCGCCACCCGTGGCCTCATGGACGACGTCGCGGTTGCCGACATCCGCAAGTTCGAGACCGCCATGCTTGATTACCTCAGAAGCGGCAAGGCCGACATTCTGAATGACATCAAGACCAAGAAGGCTCTGGACCAAGATATCGAAAACCGTCTGAAGGCTGCGATCGCTGAGTTCAAAAAAGGCTACCAGGCCTAG
- the atpH gene encoding ATP synthase F1 subunit delta, which produces MTGNIVARRYARALFALGKKSGLSDLETFGNDLAALAGTLETAPELVRMFRNPVFTPDEKRNVIAKLLDKLKVCPTVRNFCLLLADRERLAFIQDIQAYYGILLDAEKGVIRGELVTAIELANAKRDKVKAQLEAQAGRKLELGFSVDKNILGGVVLKVGDRILDASLRAQLGILKDNIKRGE; this is translated from the coding sequence TTGACCGGCAACATCGTCGCACGGAGATATGCCCGGGCGCTGTTTGCCCTGGGCAAGAAGTCGGGACTCTCGGACCTCGAGACGTTCGGCAACGACCTCGCTGCTCTTGCCGGAACTCTTGAGACCGCGCCTGAACTCGTAAGGATGTTCCGCAACCCGGTCTTCACCCCGGATGAGAAGCGCAACGTCATTGCGAAGCTTCTGGACAAACTCAAGGTCTGCCCCACCGTCCGCAACTTCTGCCTTTTGCTTGCGGACCGTGAACGCCTTGCCTTCATCCAGGATATTCAGGCGTACTACGGAATTCTTCTCGATGCCGAAAAGGGCGTCATCCGCGGTGAGCTGGTGACGGCCATCGAACTTGCGAACGCCAAGCGCGACAAGGTCAAGGCCCAGCTCGAGGCCCAGGCCGGTCGCAAGCTTGAGTTGGGATTCAGCGTCGACAAGAACATTCTGGGTGGTGTCGTGCTGAAGGTCGGCGATCGGATTCTCGATGCAAGCCTGCGGGCCCAGTTGGGAATCCTCAAAGACAACATCAAGAGGGGTGAGTAG
- a CDS encoding F0F1 ATP synthase subunit B family protein has translation MKGLKITAAAGAMTLFFASMAYASGDSGHGPDWGNFAFRVVNFVIFAGIIWKAAGKKIVGFFTGRRQGIEQELNDLETRKTEAKKQLAEVERRIANLESERQAILADYRAQGENIKAAIIDKAEKSASLITEQAKRTADNEIKAAIDAMRAQMADEIIVAAEKLLAEKLTANEHEKLIDKYLTKVVLN, from the coding sequence TTGAAAGGGCTGAAAATCACGGCAGCGGCAGGAGCCATGACGCTTTTCTTTGCGAGCATGGCCTATGCCTCCGGCGACAGCGGACACGGCCCCGACTGGGGTAACTTCGCGTTCCGCGTCGTCAACTTCGTCATTTTCGCAGGGATCATCTGGAAGGCGGCCGGCAAGAAGATAGTGGGCTTCTTCACCGGACGTCGCCAGGGCATCGAGCAGGAGCTCAACGATCTCGAAACCCGTAAGACCGAAGCCAAGAAGCAGCTTGCAGAGGTCGAGCGTCGCATCGCGAACCTTGAGAGCGAACGTCAGGCCATTCTGGCCGACTACCGTGCTCAGGGCGAAAACATCAAGGCCGCTATCATCGATAAGGCCGAGAAGTCCGCGTCGCTCATCACCGAGCAGGCCAAGCGTACCGCCGACAACGAAATCAAGGCTGCCATCGACGCCATGCGCGCCCAGATGGCCGACGAGATCATCGTTGCCGCCGAGAAGCTGCTGGCTGAAAAGCTCACGGCCAACGAGCACGAAAAGCTCATCGACAAATACTTAACCAAGGTGGTGCTCAATTGA
- a CDS encoding ATP synthase F0 subunit B, whose amino-acid sequence MIDLNITMLFQLVNFLVTLVVLNALLIRPVREIIKQRQDKMAGLLGESEQFSGQAEAKIKNYEAILAQARSEAASERELARAAGQAREHDIVLAANKEAQDYLLKARADVSAQVATAMDSLRSQVGALAAKATAKVLG is encoded by the coding sequence ATGATCGATTTAAACATCACAATGCTATTCCAGCTGGTGAACTTTCTTGTCACGCTGGTCGTGCTCAACGCTCTCCTGATCCGTCCGGTTCGGGAGATCATCAAGCAGCGGCAGGACAAGATGGCGGGGCTGCTCGGAGAGTCCGAGCAGTTTTCCGGCCAGGCCGAGGCCAAGATCAAGAACTATGAGGCAATCCTCGCACAGGCACGTTCGGAAGCCGCTTCCGAACGCGAACTGGCGAGGGCAGCGGGGCAGGCCCGCGAGCATGATATCGTTCTTGCCGCCAACAAGGAGGCACAGGACTATCTGCTCAAGGCCCGCGCCGATGTGTCCGCCCAGGTCGCCACGGCCATGGACAGCCTCAGGAGCCAGGTGGGTGCCCTCGCCGCCAAGGCTACTGCTAAGGTCCTCGGATAA
- a CDS encoding bactofilin family protein: protein MSKDEINAFLGSGTRYQGQLNFQGAVRIDGTFTGEITSDGTLIVGTDAIIDGTLNVGQLVLSGTVNGEVTATRKIVIHKTGIINGTIRTPALIMEDGARIEGEVHMGADSTATAQ, encoded by the coding sequence ATGAGCAAAGATGAAATCAACGCCTTCCTCGGTTCGGGAACCCGCTACCAAGGACAGCTCAACTTTCAGGGTGCAGTGCGCATCGACGGTACATTCACCGGCGAGATCACGTCCGACGGCACACTCATCGTCGGCACCGACGCCATCATCGACGGCACGCTCAATGTGGGCCAACTCGTGCTCAGCGGTACCGTCAACGGAGAGGTGACAGCGACACGTAAGATCGTCATCCACAAGACCGGCATCATCAACGGCACCATCCGCACACCTGCGCTCATCATGGAAGACGGTGCCCGCATCGAGGGCGAAGTGCACATGGGTGCAGACAGCACCGCCACCGCACAGTAA